gcagaggaatttaagaaggaacaccaatgcaagcagaatgtcagctagaagtgaagcagaagacgaaaagcagatgaatttaagaagggatATTAATGCAAGTAGAATGGTAACTAGACGTGAAGAAggaagaagacgaagagcagataaatctaagaaggaacactaatgcaagcagaatggcagctagaggtaaggcagaagacaaagagcagattAATTTGAGAAGGAACGCAAATGCAAGCAGTATGGCAGCTAGAtttgaagcagaagacgaagagcagatgaatttaagaaggaacattaatgcaaaCAAAATGGCAACAAGATGTAAggcaaaagacgaagagcagattaATTTGAGAAGGAACGCaaatgccagcagaatggcagctagacgtgaagcagaagacgaagagcagatgaatctaAGAATGAACAGTAATGCAAGCAGAACGGAAGTTAGATGTAAggtagaagacgaagagcagatgaatttgagaaggaacagtaacgcaagcagaatggcagctaaacgTGAAACAGAAGTCAAAtaacagatgaatttaagaaggaacactaatgcaagcagaagggAAGCTAGACGTGAAGGAAAAGACAAAGAgtagatgaatttaagaagaaacactaatgcaaactgaATTTCAGGTTGATATGAAACAGATAACAAACAACAGataaatttgagaaggaacaccaatgcaagcagaatatcAGCTGGACGTGAGgtagaagacgaaaagcagataaattttaaaaatattgctaatgaaagcagaatggcagctagacgtgaagcagaagacgaagaacagatgaatataagaaaaaacactaatgcaaacagaatggcaactataCGTGAAGTACAGGATGAAGACCCAAGAAACTTTGCCTTGATAATATTCAATAGCAGCAATAAATCAGGAaacaagaaatcaaagaatgactcgacttcaggaTATCTAACAGGGAATGATTGTCCATTGAAACAAAGAAACACCGGAAAGAGCTGAGAATATTTGCCATATTAATATAGTCATGCATGCAGACGCATGAGCTCGTAGTTTTAATGTTGTACAATGGCATCTGGGTGCCGTCACTTATAATCCAAAATAACCCCATAATACAGAAGAAAAATTGGCCTAATGTCAAAAGAATGTAACCACTGCGATGCTCAGAAATGGAAAAATGAACCTCGTGGATTGTGTTGCAGTGAAGGCAAATTTAGACTGCATTTGTTGGCtgaaccaccaaaaaaaaaaaaaaaaaaaaaaaaaatcaatggaacATCACACCGTTCAAAAACtttcttaaaaacatttttttttatatattctttagtgacaaaactttatatacattgtagtataATATTCATATTTGGTTTGCACAAAATAGTGAgttttattctgtaacaataacacatcttccccattacattataaaatattttgtccagaaaaatgagaatattttcttccataaacaaaTATGAGGCTATCAATCAACTGTCACAACAAaccaacacacacaaaaaaaccatAGAACCCTACAATACTGCCTTCCAGGTGACTTAATTTGGAGCCAAATTTGTGATTGATGGGGGATTTATGCCCACATTCCAAATCTAAGGGCAAACATACCCAGGCAACGCCTGGTAACTatgcttgtctatatatatatatatatatatatatatatatatatatatatatatatatatatatatatatatatatatatatatatatatatatacatatgtatatatatatatatatatatatatatatatatatatatatatatatataatatatatatatatatatatatatatatatatatatatatatatatatatatatatatatatatatatatatatatatatatatatatatatatatatatatatatatatatatatacatatatatatatatatatatatatatatatatatatatatatatatatatatatatataacggattttgagcgaaacaaaaaatatatatatatatcggatgattatttgggtgaggtagccatgttgtcctgatggaagttcctaaagggtagcttcctagggtatatttgactacagtgatattccaagagaatttttccttgaggtatccaaaattctaactcctggagcgaatatccctaaataaatctaacagggatatcgcataatatcaaaggacgtattcttgacatgccacatagctatcttcaccccgaacagtattaacacttcgaggggttacagtggcaagaatttaaaaacgagaatgaaaggagagccattaataaggtatctctcctatcccatttcgagtgtgtatatgacgatgacggcagcgccatctttattccttgtagcgatacacgaggtgctacagatactgtattataaggAGGGATCATTAAGCCCTTTTTAAAATAAAacgaagggcgggtccatcaggacgacatggctacctcacccaaaaatagatttttcgcttcgctcaaaatccgttttttgggctcaggccatgtcgtcctgatggaagtttaccagagcattactgcatatgtggattctcaaccggtgccgtaccctcaagaaagtattttcctggtccgtctagacctagagacctatgatgttaccgtcatacatcatttcatctaagcatgaactatgttagtgcttcctgccccctacagggaagagtcgtactagactttggaaaaagtctcgaggagtacatattaactatggatgacgaaatgacaagcttgtatagtggtctcaccctatacattataaagcaaagtttgtataagagtcaccaatgtcagtatgaattcttgacatctcccccagtgtgtctactcttattaaactatcagataacagttgtatccgtataggaacaaattttggaTCTCTactaccatccccttagggtacaacgctAATCCTTCCTAAGgcagggttaaagcgagtggatttttgcttgaaaaaaggaacaatcttaaaagacattccatgataaaattatccatatttcaaACATAATGCtcagtaaatttctaataaaatgagtgtgggcgaataagactatgaactggtttattaaaaatttaataaacatatatatcagtcaacatttataaaatttataaaatgtggaagaTATCCATTAaaccataaagaaaacagtaaacagaaaatattatttcgtccaacaggaaacagatttgccacttgaatcaaattattaataaaattgattcagtctgtattactgttcatttacactagcgtaaaaaacgcttgacacaagtgtccgtattatgctttagttcaccaaagtcaatggaacagttcgtaaggacacgttagtggcctatcactcagtgtgtagtaacagt
This genomic stretch from Palaemon carinicauda isolate YSFRI2023 chromosome 12, ASM3689809v2, whole genome shotgun sequence harbors:
- the LOC137650963 gene encoding uncharacterized protein C05D11.13-like, producing the protein MAARGKAEDKEQINLRRNANASSMAARFEAEDEEQMNLRRNINANKMATRCKAKDEEQINLRRNANASRMAARREAEDEEQMNLRMNSNASRTEVRCKVEDEEQMNLRRNSNASRMAAKRETEVK